In a single window of the Pseudohongiella acticola genome:
- a CDS encoding FAD assembly factor SdhE: MVSDIAYKKMLWHSRRGMWELDILLLPFAENLLHSLEPAEQQLYERLLEEEDQDLFACLVERATHPDPAIQALVVRIREYAASGVRRPH, translated from the coding sequence ATGGTATCAGATATTGCTTACAAGAAAATGCTCTGGCATAGCCGCCGCGGTATGTGGGAGCTCGATATATTGCTCCTGCCGTTTGCGGAGAACCTGCTGCACTCGCTAGAGCCCGCCGAGCAGCAGCTTTACGAACGACTGCTGGAAGAAGAGGATCAGGATCTGTTTGCCTGCCTGGTCGAGCGTGCTACTCACCCGGACCCTGCCATACAGGCGCTGGTCGTCAGAATTCGTGAATATGCAGCATCAGGCGTTCGTCGTCCACATTAG
- the ygfZ gene encoding CAF17-like 4Fe-4S cluster assembly/insertion protein YgfZ yields MPDNTGPEHDQAASITDGKAQPDAVTESSRQPWLTQLHDVDIISVSGADSERFLQGQLSCNMSQLTDSHSLRAALCNLKGRVIADLRVLRLDQSILLMCSAGMADIVLTTLTKYSVFFKTSLQKVSDHYVVLGVAGADSESLLASCGVSCPQTQDACTQIGGGVVARIQEAPARFCCVLSDAHAELATTLSSRFASGSEEDWRLADITAGVAHIRPGQQELHTPQVLNYDLNGTIDFKKGCYTGQEVVARMYYRAEAKKRLRYISWPTSQVEPSGGDVIDSIERPSGQTHALAIMPVSTE; encoded by the coding sequence ATGCCTGATAACACAGGGCCTGAACATGACCAGGCCGCCTCCATCACCGATGGCAAGGCACAACCTGACGCGGTGACTGAATCCAGTCGGCAGCCATGGTTGACGCAATTACATGACGTCGACATCATTTCCGTGTCCGGTGCTGACAGCGAACGATTTCTGCAAGGCCAGCTTAGCTGCAACATGTCACAGCTTACCGACAGTCACTCGCTCAGGGCAGCACTGTGCAACCTGAAAGGACGTGTCATTGCCGATCTGCGGGTGCTCCGCCTGGACCAAAGCATATTGTTGATGTGCAGCGCCGGAATGGCCGATATCGTACTGACGACACTAACCAAATACAGTGTTTTTTTTAAGACTTCCCTGCAGAAAGTCAGCGATCATTATGTGGTGCTGGGAGTTGCCGGTGCTGACAGCGAAAGCCTTCTTGCCTCCTGCGGCGTCAGTTGTCCGCAAACACAGGATGCCTGTACCCAGATTGGCGGCGGCGTTGTGGCGAGAATTCAGGAGGCGCCCGCTCGGTTCTGTTGCGTACTCAGCGACGCCCATGCAGAACTTGCAACGACACTGTCGTCCAGATTCGCATCAGGCTCGGAAGAGGACTGGCGTCTTGCAGATATCACCGCAGGCGTGGCTCACATTCGGCCGGGGCAGCAGGAATTGCACACCCCTCAGGTGTTGAACTATGACCTGAATGGCACAATTGATTTCAAGAAAGGTTGTTATACAGGTCAGGAAGTGGTCGCGAGAATGTATTATCGGGCCGAAGCAAAAAAACGCCTGCGCTATATTTCCTGGCCAACATCACAGGTAGAGCCGTCGGGCGGTGATGTCATCGACAGCATTGAACGGCCCTCAGGGCAAACCCATGCGCTTGCCATCATGCCCGTCAGTACTGAATGA
- a CDS encoding M48 family metallopeptidase, which translates to MDFFQAQDIARRKTGRLVLLFALAVISLIVLTNALVLLTLGLASTEQGDTSSITQVEPALFAVISLAVIAVVGFGSLYKTVSLRHGGARVAESLGGRLLIPGSDDIHEQRILNIVEEMALASSTPVPPVYILDESAINAFAAGYSASDAVIGITRGAITKLQRDQLQGVIAHEFSHILHGDMRLNIRLIGLLHGILVLGVMGYYLMRSAGVSRRGKNGNGIVFLGLGLIVIGAAGTFFGNLIKSAVSRQREYLADASAVQFTRSADGIAGALKQIGSDDAGSQLNNPGAREISHALFSQGVKTSFAALFATHPPLQQRIKRLQPQWDGDFSQTTEHSTQNPASGAGDIGAKQDPAQRQRSDVLLEVAAMAALQRAGSPDSADLAEAVRVLKRLPSVFVEAAHEPHGARALVYFLLLDGTADKTSQADSLPDPGDADAGQRSSQLKFLEANADAGVYPQLIKLIDNSDRLTAGDPLALINIALPALRHLSAAQYTMFEHNMAAVLEGSAGVAPQAWLRHYLVLKHLHPVFQGQLRGARKRSLRHCNDACKTLLSVLAQIGQQDAAALSAFQAAADSLQSEIPELAEESLVPIIKISRADLSGALDQLQQLNLRNKKSMLLAVAACIQSDNAVTPIEQELFQIIAEILDCPAPALF; encoded by the coding sequence TTCTGCTGTTTGCACTAGCGGTAATCAGTCTCATAGTACTGACCAATGCGCTGGTTTTGCTGACGCTGGGCCTGGCGTCAACGGAGCAGGGTGACACATCCTCAATAACGCAGGTCGAGCCGGCATTGTTTGCTGTGATCAGCCTCGCGGTCATAGCAGTTGTTGGTTTTGGCAGCCTGTACAAAACCGTCAGTCTGCGCCATGGCGGTGCGCGTGTTGCCGAATCCCTGGGTGGACGCCTGCTGATTCCTGGCAGCGACGACATTCATGAACAGCGCATACTCAACATTGTTGAAGAAATGGCCCTGGCTTCCTCAACCCCTGTGCCGCCGGTTTATATCCTGGATGAAAGTGCCATCAACGCCTTCGCTGCCGGGTACTCGGCATCTGATGCGGTCATTGGCATAACCCGTGGCGCCATAACCAAATTGCAACGCGACCAGTTGCAGGGCGTTATTGCTCATGAGTTCAGCCATATCCTGCACGGTGACATGCGGCTTAATATCCGGCTCATCGGTTTGCTGCACGGCATTCTGGTCCTCGGTGTGATGGGCTATTATCTGATGCGAAGCGCGGGTGTGAGCAGGCGTGGCAAAAACGGTAACGGCATCGTGTTCCTCGGGCTGGGTTTGATCGTCATCGGTGCCGCTGGCACTTTCTTTGGTAACCTGATCAAATCGGCTGTCAGTCGCCAACGTGAATATCTGGCGGACGCGTCGGCTGTGCAGTTTACCCGCAGTGCCGATGGCATCGCAGGCGCCTTAAAACAGATCGGGTCTGATGATGCCGGTTCTCAGCTAAACAACCCTGGAGCTCGCGAGATCAGTCATGCCCTGTTCAGCCAGGGCGTGAAAACGTCTTTTGCGGCCTTGTTTGCTACACACCCGCCACTGCAACAACGTATAAAACGATTGCAGCCACAATGGGATGGTGATTTTTCCCAGACAACCGAACATTCGACGCAGAACCCAGCAAGCGGAGCAGGCGACATTGGCGCCAAACAGGATCCCGCACAACGACAGCGCAGTGACGTATTACTGGAGGTGGCTGCGATGGCCGCGTTGCAGCGTGCCGGTAGCCCGGATTCGGCTGATCTGGCGGAAGCCGTTCGAGTGTTGAAGCGATTACCGTCGGTATTTGTTGAAGCTGCCCATGAGCCTCATGGTGCGCGTGCTTTGGTCTATTTTTTGTTGCTTGATGGTACTGCCGATAAAACGTCACAGGCAGATAGTCTGCCTGACCCGGGCGATGCCGATGCAGGGCAACGGTCCAGCCAGCTCAAATTTCTCGAGGCAAATGCCGATGCTGGCGTTTACCCACAACTGATAAAACTGATAGATAATAGCGACAGGCTGACGGCAGGAGATCCGTTGGCATTGATCAATATCGCACTGCCAGCGCTACGACATCTCAGTGCGGCTCAATACACCATGTTTGAGCACAACATGGCTGCAGTGCTGGAAGGTTCTGCCGGCGTTGCTCCGCAGGCCTGGCTGCGTCACTACCTGGTACTTAAGCACTTGCATCCAGTTTTTCAAGGTCAATTGAGAGGCGCTCGCAAGCGCTCCCTGCGACATTGCAACGATGCCTGCAAAACCTTGTTGTCTGTACTGGCTCAGATAGGGCAACAGGACGCGGCGGCATTATCCGCCTTCCAGGCTGCTGCTGACAGTTTGCAATCAGAGATACCTGAACTGGCGGAAGAGTCACTTGTGCCGATAATAAAAATCAGCAGAGCTGATCTGTCAGGGGCGCTTGACCAGTTACAGCAACTGAATTTGCGCAACAAAAAAAGCATGTTGCTCGCAGTTGCCGCCTGTATTCAGTCTGACAATGCTGTCACACCCATTGAACAGGAACTTTTCCAGATAATTGCCGAGATTCTGGACTGTCCGGCTCCGGCGCTGTTCTGA